DNA sequence from the Salminus brasiliensis chromosome 3, fSalBra1.hap2, whole genome shotgun sequence genome:
aggaaaaTTCCACATTTAAGCACTTCATTTCAACaggggtgccaaaacctttgctGGCAACTGTACTGTATAGTAAAGTATGTGTATCTGTGCAGCCCTGATCTCTACAGGGAGAGCAGTCTGCTTAGTCCTGAAGTTGCTGCTTTCTGGGCAAGGGGGAGGAGtgtgggggggagagagagtgaatgagaaacAAGAACAaggctaagtgtgtgtgtgtgtgtgtgtgtgtgtgtgtgtgtgtgtgtgtgtgtgtgtgtgtacacacacacaccaccaccaccacctactGGGAAGAATGCAGTGTTTTGGAAGCCCAGCATTCCTTTAGTAAAAAGAGCCTCGTGGTTTCGAGTCAGAGCCGCCTcgcagtgtgtgttttaaaacCAGGTGAAGAAAAGGCCTCCCTCTGCTCGGAGCTGCAGGGCTGAAGAGCCGAGGATTAGAAATGAGCACGAGAAAGGGCTTCAGACACCCAAGACTCGGCTGGGCGGCGTTTGCTGAAAGTTTTGGGTGTGTCTTCATTTTGGTGCTTAAAGAGGCCCCGTGTTTGGACTTGTTTAGGGGTTGTTCAGTCCAgtagtgtgtgtttaaacacacacacacacacacacgtatcaAATTCCCTTTCTGAAATATTACTCCATTCTGAAGTAGAACCAGGGCTGGTCTGTTGCTCAGAGTTCAACAGGCAGTGTTGCTGTGGGTTCCTCCTTATGACTGTAGCTAAAGTGTTTGGAGActgaggctgtgtcccaattgcatactaatcACTAATGCTATAGGGTATAGGCTATATGCTGATTGAAATGGGGCAGGTTTGGCAAGTTAGTGCACTAAATATTAACCTACTTACAGGAAGTGATGCAGTGCATTGCTATGCCTACATAACATCACTGTTCTCCTGCTgatgtttgatttatttatttgtttatatattttttctctcCTCATTTTTCCTTTAATTTTCATTGCTAGCTTTCCTCCAGGGCTATCCCCCCACTTGTTcgtagtcaaatgcgtctccggttagtcCGACTGAAATCCGATCGCTGTttgggatggaatatgcaaatttgtttgtattgggaggggtttcggttgtGGAATGTGTCTCGGAGACACGGAGGTGTTCACACTGCTATAACTTTTGGCTCAGATGcgtctcagacctcctcctgaagtggtctgAATAATGAGATTTAAATCTGGTTTAAATGCGTTCACactttgtgctgtttttgtggTTTGGGCTGATTcggatataatcctgatacttaaGACACATGAAATGATGTCAACAGAGTACCGTGTGTTCATACCATGGCATAGATACGTAGGCTCTCCACTTTCTGCATCACTTCCATGTGCAGTTAATTACACGGTCCTCTTCCTTAGTTCAGGTCTGTGCTTACAACATTTATCAGAATCTCTTCTACAGAGCGACTTACgaaagtgcttcactgtagggctgggcgatgtggtaaaaatactacattacGATATTTAAAGATGTACGATGCACGATAATTATCACcgtacatgtaatcacagactaaacacctcagatcctctcccgtactgaatacagtgatttatactcaacatctgctgctcatctaattaaaccagcctaattacactgttagtaatgcaACCTGCAGctaatcagtgtttattaagctccaacagtctcctccatatgattagaaaagcGGTTTGTTATCGCAATATGATAAAGATCGTCATATTGTCCAGCTcggcttcactgtttactcaggaaATACCCATAGCTAGTTTGTGTAGGCTAGAATTCCAAAGATACCTCAAGCTAGATTctgccaaatacaaaagttAGTGTGGAGACCTAGATACACTCAAAAATGCTCAAAATTTTGgctaagtactcttggaagaggagggtcttcagtcgttgttgtgttgtgtgagCGACTTCCAGGGGATGTTCGTTCCACCAAGACCGAAAAGGGCTGGATGCTGGTGTTGTCAGATATTGGACTTGGATATATTAATACTAAAAGTCCTGCTGAATGCAATGCATTTCACCAGTGCTCTTTGAAAGGAGTGTGAAGATTGTTCaattgatggtggtggtggtggttaaTTTAGCACTGCAGAAATGTAGTGGTTACTGTTTCAGGTCATTCAGATCTTTCAGATTAGAGATTTCGGCGTTGCAAGTCGTGATTTTAAAACCACTGGCTTCAAGAGGCCTTCATGGTGCAGTATGCTACCAGTGTTGCAAAGGCTGATCTCACAATAACCATCAACGGCACAGCACCACAGCAGACAGATTTATTTCCTCTCTCAGATAAGAGCCACTCAGAGACTCCGCTTCCCCTGTCGGTTTTAGCACAGCCTTTCCTGTCTCAGAATACTTCTCGACCTCAGATACTGAGGGCACAAGTTCCCCCTTGCTGTTAACCATACCCTGCAACCTGTGTGTGCCCTAtttggaccaaagtattgggacacctactaatgcattaattgtttttattaaaatcaaggatattaaacaGTGTTCATCCTTaatgactgtctctactgttcagggaagaaagttttctactagattttggaggagcattgctgtgaggatttgattgcgttcagcgacTGTAACGTtaatgaagtcaggatgttggatgattatcaccaccccaccttatccgtCCCCAACTCAACATCCCATGCTGGATGAttgagctccaccaccatcattccagagaacacagctccatgctggggggctttacacccttctaccccacgcctggcattagacagcatggtgccaataggttcgtcTGCTTattgtgcgtgcatttgcacatctgtttcagcaatgatggcaacttaaaatagctgaatttgtacattagaaggggtgtccacaaacatttggacatgtgatGTATGTGTTGAAAtgagcagcactgtgtgtgtgtgtctgcatatgGAGCCTTCATGCCAGAGCCGTAGGAGCTTGGCATAAGGCGCAGTGCCAGACTCGCACGCTCTGGCTTGTGCCAGCCATGTGAGCGTGGCCGCTGAAGGACATGCCAGGCTGTTTCTCTCCACAGTGGAATATCTCCAGCACTCTTCTGCACTCCCATCAGGACCTCGGTGCAGAGATGAACCAGTCTGAGATAAGCCTGGGTGGTTGGTGATGACCCGCTTAGGTCCATTGAAACGTTGGAGAGCCTGGAGAACCTTCTCAAAAACCAAAATAATTCCCACTCAGGCTGATGTTTTCATGTGTGTTCCTCTTCCCAGTTTCGTTACCTCCATGCCCTTCCTGTGTTCGATCCCTCAGCCCTGCCCCACAATGAGATGACTCCTAAGAGCTGAGCTGTATGCACTGCTGTATGCTTGACTGATCGGGGCTCTGGCGTCCAGCAGTTGCAGAGGactgagggagggaggcaggcaggcaggagcAGGACTCTCTGAACTGAGCATCGAAGGATGAGTCAGTCATTGAGCGGGGGGGTGTTGCGGAGTTTGGAGGGCATGGCACTGATCTGCCTCCCCCTGCAGATACAAGTCTGTTCTCCATCAGTGCTCCAGTGCCAGAGGGCCTGAATGAGGGTCAGGGCTTTGGGGGTGGAGAACGTCGGCTCTCGGGGTAGAGCAGTGAGCAGTAGGGTGAGTCTTGTAAATGTGTAGTTGAGCGTAGGGAAGTATTAACAGAGCACTAAACGGGGGttcattgtttttatgtttaaaaatggtCTGAATttgtactatttatttatttagaacaaataattgtgttttattaagcaGTACTAAGGTAAAATGGTGCTTCTGAATTTGCCAGCTTTTCAGATCAGTACCTTAGCTTGGTGTTGGTTGATGTAATGTAATGCTATGCTACCGATGTGATATTGCCTTCAGCGGCAGGTGCCCATCtccaccacaccaaccaacattgtttaaaagtgatgaggggagaggcCACCATCTACCCATCCGGAGAGCTCTTGGCCAATCATGCTCTCTCAGCCCCTCGGCTGGTGTGATTTGAGTCGAGTTAGCTGGATACTCCTGGCTGCACATCGCTGTCCATGGACCTATTGGCTGCCTTTAACTCGCTGTAGCCGCGTGGCAGGGTGGCTTGCCCCCCATTCCGACAAAAGGGGGTGTGTTCCAGCGGGGACGTGGCGTCAATGCATACCTTTTATAGACCAAATTAAGAAAAATAGTGTATTTATtcactatttatgtatttgAAGTCTAACACTGTGCTACACATGCCTTTATGAGAAAGCATAAGGACTTTCGTACCGTACATTTGAACAGTTACGGTAGTTTACTGAAGTGTAAATTCACACATGCATGTGTTATAAAGCTGTGAGCGGTATCTAATGGCAGTTGTCGTCTTTTGTTCGTGTGAAGGGAAGGGTCCAGCTGTTTACATCTGCCTCTCCTAGTGTTCAGGGGGGCGATGGTGCATCAGGGGATGGTTAATTTTAGCATAGCCTCGAGAGAcaggcccacacacacatacaaacacaccagCGCTGTGTTTCTGAAGTCCTCTCTAAACACCGCGGTGGGGACAGCGTGGCAGGGTGTTGGTAAACAGTGCTCTTAACAGTTTGTTAAGAGTTGTTAAGAGCAGACCTGTAGGTTTTAAAAGAAGAGCttcagcagaacatcagcagtgCAGTGGGGTATTTATACCCCTTATCAAAGTGTGGGATCTGGTGTACTCATGCAGTTCCCTACACAAAGACATGTGCTTAAAGTAATTGCTGAATAGAGTCCTTAGATATGGttttgtgttctctcttcagGTGCTTGTGAGTCAGTGATCAGCTGCTGTTGTATGCCTTGAAACTTCGCCTGGTATACAGACCACCTTTCTGTTTAGTGCTGTTTCCAGATTCTCATACTTTCATTGATTTGAGTCTTTGGACTCTTGTAAAAATCTCGTTATAGAGCCAAATGGAGACGACCGAGCTGATGGAGCAGTTCTGTGGCGGTAATCGTGCAGTGTTTAGGGATCTAAACCAGTTACTTAAAATAATGTTAAACTGGTGCATCGGCTTAAAAAAAGAGACcgttggtcttgctctctccagggtgggtagatggcgctctctccccacatcactccagtacAGTTATGGCTGTTGCATCAGAGCCAGGTACACAGCACTTGCCTGGTGACTTGCTGGCTGTCGGAGGaggcgtgtgttggtcttcaccctcctggTGTTGAGCATTGAACGTGATTGGGTGgagtatgtatgggttgggtaattgacgatccaaattggggagaaaacggGTAAATTGATGTCTGCGTCATTGACCATAGTGGCAGGCCTAGAGGAGATGGATCATGTTGTTCCTCATTGGGTTTTACTTCCAGAACGTTTTGAACGTCTCACCCGGTCTCAACACCGTTCCAAACCTGCTCTGTGTACGTTTTCTCTAAATTCTGAATGATGTGTGATGATGTGAACGTGATTTGACCACACCCGAATTCTTTAAAACTACAATCTTCTCAGAAcaggtagaacagtgtctcaggcatcaggcagtgtcttCACctccattaggtgaagaactttctataaggagcttttattagagcttcagacgtctgcttcacTTCACCGCTGTGAACTCCAGCAAGGTAATCTAGAGCATTTGTTCATCTGCAGCAGTGACTTGCAATGAAGGAGAATGCTAACAGGACGGCCGTTAGCCTCATGAACTTGCTAACTGGTGGTTTTCGTTTCCTGCTGGTGTTTCAGTTTTAGTCACTCTGCCTCTTAAAGTGTGCTCATTTAGTCCATTCAGTTTTACGGTTGGCATCACTTATTAAAACCGAAACCGATCTTACACAcgtgtgtgttctgtggtatTTTTGTAGtcagcagtgttttttcttctggcaggtttttatttatgttagtGTTCTACGTCTTATTTTAATATGAGACAGTGAGACCCAAGAATTAAATTTAGAGCGCAGTTCgacgagagggagagagactcaGACTGAGACTCTCTTTATTGTTGATCTCTCGCTGTTCTCACCTTTTGCgtttgaaacaaaaaaaaaccttgtatttcacCCAAATTCTGGCTTTGAAATCTTATTCCAGCCTAATTACCTCTATGAACTGTGTTAACTACCTCGGGGGGGGGGgcttgtggtggtggtggtagtagtagtaattatagtagatgtagtagtggtaatagttgtaattatagtagtagtagtagtaatactaaataataatcattttgattcaattatttttatataaattattaatattttaaagatGCTTTGCTGTTGAATAACCCATTGAATACAGTTGTATAAATTCACCAAGAGCGAGGTGTTTGTTAAATTGAAATTAAAACCATAATAATTAAGGTCAATCTCTCCTCAGGTGCACGTTCCGGTTCCCCAGCACTACCATAAAAATCACGTTCACAGCGCTGTCCAGcataaagaaagagaagaaggaaCCCGAGTCTCCAGTGAAGGCAGTGCAGCCCCAGATTTCTCCACTTTCCATAAACATCCCGGATAACATTGCACACCTGATGAGCCCCCTGCCGTCCCCCACTGGAACCATCAGGTAAGATGCGGGTCTGTTCACCTGTCAGTTATGCCTTTAAACCAGAACGTTCTCTAGAACAAGGGTTCCTTAGCACACTGGGATGTCACACATGCTCATTTTCCTCCCGAGTCAAGAGTATTAAcctgggccaaaagtgttattacaaacttattGATTACcggagaacagccccaccagtttatacagaagtccctgtagatacTGAGGAATACACCTAACTGTGCATCAAGCCTTAGAGtgttaagcagcatggtgccaataggtttatgttgttgatctgctccaaagagtcctgttctattgccaatacttctctacagggactagaccagctgtgtgtgtctcacgCTGTCTGTGTaagcaagtagctgaatgcattcaatagaaaggtgtccacaaacatttggacatgaagtGTAAGCTGTTTAAAGGTTGAAGTTGTATAAACTGTAACCTATGTAGAGTTAACCTCTGTACTGTCTTAATCGTTTGGTGCCGCCTGCAGATCAGAGCCCCCTTCCTATCGCTGCGCTGCCACTGCCAGGGCCAATCAGAACTGGGTTCCTAGCGCGCAGCTGCCACTGACCCAAGAGTAGTTCTCTGGAGTGTAGAAGCTGCAGATGGTGGATCTGCTGTAGCTTTTATATGTGAGGAGCTCTTGGGGTTCCCAGAGCTGCTCTCTTGTTACTTAGGAACAGGAAAAAACAGTGAGGTTCCTGCCGCACTTCGTCAGGCATTTTTGGAGTGTGTATCATCAGCGCAGCTGCAGGCCGTGTAGAGTTGGAGTAtgtgtggaggaggaggaggaggaggaaggggagGAGGGTGTTCAGTAGAAAGAGTTTGCctgattttttccccctcagaCTCTTATATGGCAGCTGTCTTAGCTGGCGGGGCTTCTGCCTCTGAAGAGTTTGGTCTTTTCGTCCTACCTCGCTCTCTTCCTTACTTGCCTTTCTGCCCTAATTGGCACAAAAAAGTACGAGAACcgaactgtgaggttctagacaatgactgggtcagaacgtctccaaaacatcaggcaggtcttatggggtgttcccggtatgcaatggtcagtacctaacaggagtgctccaagaaaggacatctGGTGAACTAGTGACCAGGTCGTGGGCGCCCCAGGCTCATAGAGTCTAATGGAGGGCCAATCTCACGTCTACACCTACAAGACCTaatgaaggatctgctgctgacatctGAAGGTTGTGTGACCAGAGCTGGTTTGGCGGcgtaatattaggcaggtggttaaAATCTTATCAATAAAAATCTTATAATCTTATAATAAATTGGACTGGCACAAGACCATGGTAGAGTCTCTTCTACTTCACCTTCCTCTCACAAGTGCCTGGCGTAGCCAAAAAGCCTGCCGCAGCCTCTGATCACACGCTCTTCCTTTCAGCTCAACACTTTCTTTGAGCAGCTCGTTCCGCTGCTTTAGCAGACTAATTACAGCCTTCTCACATCAGCTTCAGTTTCTGCTCCCCGAGGCCTGGCCAATTACAATCAGTGTCTGACACTGAGGGGAAACCGGCGCGGGTGCTACAGTGAACCAGACACTAGATTTGTTCTTGAAAGACGTCAGATGGCCTTAAGTGCTGATTGCGCTGAATTTATTTAGCTCGGCTGTATTGATTTCTGTTGTGTTGGGTTTCGTTTGTCCTTTCAGCCCTAATTAGCAGCTGGTGGGGTTTTCATCATGTTTGAGGAGCACTCTGAAGTCTAGTTAGTATGTAATTAACCAGGATTAAAATACGTTTTCCTCAGTTTTCCTTATTTGTCCCAATGGGAAGAgatttactgcagtaaatgcaGTTCAAATCCTTGAAACATGGACTAGATTTAAGAAGCTCACCGGCCCAGGTGGCGTGTTTTGCAGTGTTATAGGAAGCTAGTCTTTATAGAGCATGATTTTGCCGTACTTTATGTATCACGCAGTCTGGATCATCTGTTCTATATGGTGTTTTAATGTCATATAAAGGCATTTAGGGATGGACTGATATGAGAATTACTGGCTGATGCCAATTTCCAATCTGTTTTTGTGACAGTCCATCTCCATTTCAGTTAATGTTTGATGGCAGGCAAGACCATCTCTAAGAGCGTGAGGTTAAGACTGAGCGGTCAGACTGGAGAGTTAGATCAGCATAAAGGAATCTGCAGCAGATCTGATTGTTTAGTATCTCACAAagtctgtctcgctctctctttctcagtgcGGCAAACTCGTGTCCGTCCAGTCCACGCGGCGCTGGTTCGTCAGGCTACAGGGTTGGCCGGATTGTGCCTTCAGATCTACAGCTCATCAACGACAACTCCCAGTCAGAGAACGATAAGGAAACGTCAGAAGGTGACAGCCCCAAGGTACGAGTTCAGCTCTCCCACCTGGATCAGACGTGTAAATCCGTGGGCATCCAAGATAATAATGAATAGTAATAATAGAAagtgtattataataataataataataataataatctcccTATTCTCAATTCCCTTTTttgctctcgttctctctcccgGTCTCTTTCTAGGATGACTCTAAACCCCCGTACTCGTACGCTCAGCTGATAGTCCAGGCAATCACGCTGGCCCCGGACAAACAGCTCACGCTCAACGGAATCTACACGCACATTACCAAGAACTACCCGTATTACAGGAGCGCCGACAAGGGCTGGCAGGTGAGCTACGGTCGAAGATAATCCTAAAGACTAGTGGAAACAGTAGTTATTTATAGtttaaagttgtttttattAGCGATACCACAAATAGTCCACCCCCAGCCTCAGCCTTAGTCCACCCCCAGCCATAGCCCATAGTCCTTCATGACTGACTTGTTCTTTATACTACTTACACAGGTAGAACAAATCCTGGGTCAGAAACCCTGCTTTGTGGGGCAGACCCATGTTTCCGTTGttctgtaagagtgtgtgttcctgtgatgcccttaaataaatgacattaaGCGTGAACGCTCAGCTGCCGCTATACTGAAACTCCTCACCACCCAATTTGGGCTCAACTGCAGAGCTTGATTAATGAACTGTGTGTTTGCTACAGAGCTTCATTCAGCACAGCACACCCAGACCACTACCCCTTACTATTTCAGGGCTCTTAGTAGATCAAGGTGCGCTGAGAACAAACAGCACTAAAAATAAATCCTGTTGGAGCTCTAGAACATTCCAGCTCTCTGACTGATTTAAACGTTCCTGTTTGTGatcttaatgtgtgtgtgtgttgcagaacTCCATTCGGCACAACCTGTCTCTGAACCGGTACTTCATCAAAGTGCCACGCTCGCAGGAGGAGCCTGGGAAGGGCTCGTTCTGGAGAATAGACCCCTCCTCTGAGGGTAAACTCATTGAGCAGGCGTTTAGGAAACGAAGGCCTCGCGGCGTGCCCTGCTTCAGGACCCCGCTAGGACCcctctcttccaggtaggcctttGAAGAGAAATTACCCCACCACTCTATGGATGGCTTTAATGCTTTAGGACTGCAGTATTGGTCTAATGCTTTCTGTCCAAATTTGACCCCACCTGAACCCAGTATTTTCAGGTTTTGGGATCCAAGCCCAACAAAGTTCTGTATGAACCGGCTCTAATCCGACCCATCACCCCAAGTTCTGTATAAAACCTCAAACCTATAATGGCGCCGGTTAAATTTGTGTGTAGCAACAATTATAGCGGCCTTCGGATCAGAACCTGAACCTTAGCCTAGCACATATTCAGCCAGTGACCTTCAAACCCATCTTGAGCATTCGAGTCTCATCAGGTTCTGACACATTTTTCAAGCTCTGTTCATGGGAGTGGTGAAGTGCTTCAGTTCTTTTGTCTTATTTGAGACAAGAagctgtagctccaccttgtgGTCAGATGGACACGTTACAGCTGTGGATCTGAACATGAAGCTTTATGGTAGAGAAGTGACacaaattgtgttttttttttttttttttttttttttttttcacttttaatgATTCCTTGCCCTTCTTATGTTGGCATGTGTTTATACTGTGGGTTTCTGTGATCTGTGTCACAAAAGTCAGTACTGCAGTCAGCAAGTGATCTCTTGTGAAGCTCAATGGTTAATCTGAAATGATTGGCCTTTATTTTTGTATGTTCAGGAGCGCTCCAGCATCTCCTAATCACTCAGGGGTACTCTCAGCCCACTCCAGTGGGGTTCAGACCCCTGATAGCTTATCGCGAGAGGGCTCACCTGTTCCCATGGAGTCAGAGACCACCCCTGCCCCACCCTCCACTACCATTGCTGCTGTGCAACCAAAGCTAGCTGTGATACAGGAGGCTCGTCTAGCCCAGGCCACCCCAGGTACACCAGGACTCTGATGAGTGAAGATTTTTTCTGTGATCAGTTAACCTATCAGTGGCGGTTACAGTAACTTAATGTAACTTATTATTACTAAAATGTTATAGGGGTATTCTAGAGGTGTTATAAtgcctcccctcctcctccccagGTTCTCCTCTCGGCACTCAGTCTGTACTGATCGCTGTCCAGCGGCCACTGTCTCAGGGCATGAAGCCGGTGACGTACGCTGTGGCAGCGGCTCCTTCCTCCTCCGCTTCCTCCGTTCAACCAATGATGCAGACTGTCCACGTGGTACACCAGATTCCCGCCGCCGTAGCCGTTAGCACCGCTAAACTTCACGCACAGCCTGCTGTGGCCAGCCCAGCCACATCAGAACCCCAGGAGAACGGATCGCATGAAGAGCTCAAAGGTGACTAAAAAGACCAGAGAtcatcaaatctggacctttaatccagtttccagtcctggatttggTAAAAACTGGAAGTTAAGTTAAGGACAGCCGATGCAATTGATTGGCCGTCCTAGCAAGGATTCAAAAGTTTTAGTAGGGCAAATCGCCACACCTGCCCACTAAGACCAGAAGTGGGCATTTCTGAATTGGGCTGCACTGTATGGGTGGGGAAATAGTAGTATGGTGAATAGATTGTGATCATTATATTGAAATGTGactaaaatctc
Encoded proteins:
- the foxk2b gene encoding forkhead box protein K2 isoform X2, which encodes MAVVSGLSGPAVARLEGREFEYLMKKRSVTIGRNSSQGSVDVSMGHSSFISRRHLEIFSAAEDTGGGGEFYLRCLGKNGVFVDGVFLRRGAPPLQLPRMCTFRFPSTTIKITFTALSSIKKEKKEPESPVKAVQPQISPLSINIPDNIAHLMSPLPSPTGTISAANSCPSSPRGAGSSGYRVGRIVPSDLQLINDNSQSENDKETSEGDSPKDDSKPPYSYAQLIVQAITLAPDKQLTLNGIYTHITKNYPYYRSADKGWQNSIRHNLSLNRYFIKVPRSQEEPGKGSFWRIDPSSEGKLIEQAFRKRRPRGVPCFRTPLGPLSSRSAPASPNHSGVLSAHSSGVQTPDSLSREGSPVPMESETTPAPPSTTIAAVQPKLAVIQEARLAQATPGSPLGTQSVLIAVQRPLSQGMKPVTYAVAAAPSSSASSVQPMMQTVHVVHQIPAAVAVSTAKLHAQPAVASPATSEPQENGSHEELKEAVPTITHASIGSANRIIQSSAATTPFQTVTIVQQAPLGHHQLPVKTITQNGTHVVPIATAIQGQANAVSSPLHLLAAHASASASLPTKRQNGESGREQIESKRVKMEEQQQSVTSEPNGTADTDTPSANHN
- the foxk2b gene encoding forkhead box protein K2 isoform X1 — encoded protein: MAVVSGLSGPAVARLEGREFEYLMKKRSVTIGRNSSQGSVDVSMGHSSFISRRHLEIFSAAEDTGGGGEFYLRCLGKNGVFVDGVFLRRGAPPLQLPRMCTFRFPSTTIKITFTALSSIKKEKKEPESPVKAVQPQISPLSINIPDNIAHLMSPLPSPTGTISAANSCPSSPRGAGSSGYRVGRIVPSDLQLINDNSQSENDKETSEGDSPKDDSKPPYSYAQLIVQAITLAPDKQLTLNGIYTHITKNYPYYRSADKGWQNSIRHNLSLNRYFIKVPRSQEEPGKGSFWRIDPSSEGKLIEQAFRKRRPRGVPCFRTPLGPLSSRSAPASPNHSGVLSAHSSGVQTPDSLSREGSPVPMESETTPAPPSTTIAAVQPKLAVIQEARLAQATPGSPLGTQSVLIAVQRPLSQGMKPVTYAVAAAPSSSASSVQPMMQTVHVVHQIPAAVAVSTAKLHAQPAVASPATSEPQENGSHEELKVKVEAVPTITHASIGSANRIIQSSAATTPFQTVTIVQQAPLGHHQLPVKTITQNGTHVVPIATAIQGQANAVSSPLHLLAAHASASASLPTKRQNGESGREQIESKRVKMEEQQQSVTSEPNGTADTDTPSANHN